Proteins encoded together in one Mobula birostris isolate sMobBir1 chromosome 21, sMobBir1.hap1, whole genome shotgun sequence window:
- the LOC140185898 gene encoding alpha-internexin-like, producing MNLGSDLYVSSYRRVFGDGPRAGSRLTGYSARSAGTFRSQSVPRGQYRPLTELELLPAAAGLGDEFRLNRTNEKEQLQGLNDRFAVYIEKVRGLEQQNRALEAELVALRQRSAEPSRLAELYEQELRELRARIEELNSGRSQALLERDGLEQELQQTRLRLDDEQRLRGQAEAEARALRRDVDGATLARLELEKRVEALLEELGFVRKLHGEEVEELRALLHAAQQPTEVDAVPVRPELTSALRDIRAEYESLAARNTQSAEDWYKTKFADMTEAAAKSSEALRANREELTEYRRQLQSRTIEMEAVRGTNQSLERQLREMEERHSVEIAGYQDTINQMEDELRNTKSEMARHLREYQDLLNVKMALDIEIAAYRKLLEGEETRLSTNFASISLPNNPSLLPPVQPRFTSISKTTTSTTTSTGAPKKAQEVQNKAPEKSSKQKAEAYEEIIEETIVSTKKIEREEQNASGPKVEKSNPPKVTGP from the exons ATGAACCTGGGCTCCGATCTCTACGTGTCCTCTTATCGCCGCGTCTTCGGCGATGGCCCCCGCGCTGGGAGCCGTCTCACCGGCTACTCAGCTCGCAGCGCCGGCACCTTCCGCTCGCAGTCGGTTCCCCGGGGTCAGTACCGGCCGCTCACCGAGCTGGAGCTGCTGCCGGCCGCCGCGGGGCTGGGCGACGAGTTCCGCCTCAACCGCACCAACGAGAAGGAGCAGCTGCAAGGGCTTAACGACCGCTTCGCCGTCTACATCGAGAAGGTGCGTGGCCTGGAGCAGCAGAACCGCGCGCTGGAGGCCGAGCTGGTGGCCCTGAGGCAGCGCTCGGCCGAGCCATCCCGCCTGGCCGAACTGTACGAGCAGGAGTTGCGCGAACTGCGCGCCCGGATTGAGGAGCTGAACTCGGGCCGCAGCCAAGCGCTGCTGGAACGGGACGGGCTGGAGCAGGAGCTACAGCAGACGCGCCTGCGGCTCGACGATGAGCAGCGGCTGCGGGGTCAGGCGGAGGCGGAGGCGCGGGCGCTGCGGCGGGATGTGGACGGCGCCACACTGGCGCGGCTGGAGCTGGAGAAGAGAGTGGAGGCCTTGCTGGAGGAGCTGGGCTTCGTGCGCAAGCTGCACGGCGAGGAGGTGGAGGAGCTCCGGGCGTTGCTCCATGCCGCGCAGCAGCCAACCGAGGTGGATGCGGTGCCGGTGCGCCCGGAGCTCACGTCCGCGCTGCGCGACATCCGCGCTGAGTACGAGAGCCTAGCGGCGCGCAACACGCAATCAGCCGAGGACTGGTACAAGACCAAGTTCGCTGACATGACGGAGGCAGCTGCCAAGAGCAGTGAGGCGCTGCGCGCCAATCGCGAAGAGCTAACCGAGTACCGGCGCCAGCTACAGTCCCGCACAATCGAGATGGAGGCTGTACGCGGCACCAACCAGTCCTTGGAGCGGCAGCTGCGGGAGATGGAGGAACGCCACAGCGTTGAGATCGCCGGCTACCAG GATACGATCAACCAGATGGAGGATGAGCTGAGGAACACAAAGTCTGAAATGGCTCGTCACCTCAGGGAGTATCAGGACCTCCTGAATGTGAAAATGGCCCTGGACATAGAGATTGCTGCTTACAG GAAGCTGCTGGAGGGAGAGGAGACCAGACTCAGCACCAACTTTGCCAGCATCTCTCTCCCCAACAATCCAAGCCTCCTGCCCCCAGTCCAGCCACGTTTCACTTCCATTTCCAAGACCACCACCAGCACCACCACCTCTACTGGTGCACCTAAGAAAGCACAGGAGGTGCAGAACAAAGCACCAGAGAAATCCTCTAAACAAAAAGCGGAGGCTTATGAGGAAATCATCGAAGAGACCATCGTATCCACTAAGAAGATAGAGCGGGAAGAGCAGAATGCAAGTGGCCCAAAAGTGGAAAAGAGCAATCCTCCAAAGGTTACAGGGCCTTGA